From the genome of Thermodesulfobacteriota bacterium, one region includes:
- a CDS encoding radical SAM protein: MQNEKGICHTGRLPMVSSFSPHFGEEAPLVGRHGSGAIFITSCNLLCVFCQNWEISHLGEGEEISLEQFALLMLYLQNMGCHNINFVTPTHVVPQILETLSIAIEGGLCVPLVYNTGGYDAIETIKLLDGIFDIYMPDFKYWDEEVAIRLSKAPGYPEIAGQAIKEMHRQVGDLTVDSSGIAQRGLLVRHLVLPDGLAGTRDVMRFLAREISPNTYVNIMDQYRPCGEAYKYPPLDRRITAEEYREAITMAKEEGITRLDLRKRTFILY, from the coding sequence ATGCAGAACGAAAAAGGGATATGCCATACAGGCAGACTTCCCATGGTCTCCAGTTTTAGCCCGCATTTTGGAGAAGAGGCCCCGCTTGTAGGTCGGCATGGATCAGGAGCCATATTTATCACAAGCTGTAATCTCCTTTGCGTTTTTTGTCAGAACTGGGAAATCAGTCACCTCGGAGAAGGCGAAGAGATCTCTCTGGAACAATTTGCCCTGCTGATGCTATATTTACAGAACATGGGTTGCCATAACATCAATTTTGTCACTCCAACCCATGTTGTGCCCCAGATACTGGAGACCCTATCCATAGCCATTGAGGGCGGACTTTGCGTCCCCCTGGTCTATAACACGGGCGGGTATGATGCCATCGAGACGATTAAGCTGCTGGATGGTATTTTTGATATCTATATGCCTGATTTTAAATACTGGGATGAAGAGGTGGCTATAAGACTCTCCAAGGCGCCCGGTTACCCGGAGATAGCCGGACAGGCCATCAAAGAAATGCATCGCCAGGTGGGCGACCTGACTGTAGATTCCAGTGGCATAGCACAACGTGGACTCCTGGTGCGCCATCTGGTCCTGCCGGATGGTCTGGCCGGGACGCGGGATGTTATGCGTTTTCTGGCCCGGGAAATATCGCCGAATACCTACGTGAATATAATGGACCAGTATCGGCCCTGCGGCGAGGCGTACAAATATCCTCCCCTTGACCGGCGTATAACTGCCGAGGAATACCGTGAGGCGATCACGATGGCGAAAGAAGAAGGGATAACCAGGCTTGACCTGCGGAAACGGACATTTATCCTGTATTGA